From Paraburkholderia sprentiae WSM5005:
CCGTTAGGATCGGTCCGCCCTGTCGCGTCATGCCTACTGTACTGCTCGTCGACGATGACTTTGAAAACCGCTGGGCGCTACAACTGGCGTTGGAGAGTCGCGGACACCGGGTTGTGCTCGCGGAAAACGGACGGGACGCACTGCAGAAAGCCAACGCAGATTTTCCGGAACTGGTGATCACCGATTTCGAGATGCCAGAGATGGACGGCAGGGAGCTTTGCCGGCGTCTCAAGTGTCGGGCCGTGTTGTCCGGCATACCGGTCGTGCTGCTGTCGGCTTTGCCGGAACCGACGGGAGACGTTCGTTGCTGGACTGCGTTCCTGCGCAAGCCAGCCTCGATCGAGGTATTGCTTGACACCGTCGACACGTTCATCGCCGCGCGCCTGACCTATGCGCGGGCACCGCGCGATTCCGAGTACCCCACCGCGGCGCGCTGGCGAGCCATCGATTCACGATGCTGGCCCTGAGCCCGGGCCGGCGCAACGCGAAGCCATAGCGCTTTCGCGCAGCCGCGCGGGTAGCGCGGCTCGCTAGGCCTTTTTTACCAGCGCTGGTGGACGTGAGGCGCGATATGGCGCTGATAGACTTCCCGGACGCGTTCCATGACCTCATCCGACAGCGGTGCGAGGCTCGCGGCCGAGACGTTCGACGCGGCCTGGGCCGCGTTTTTACTGCCTGGGATGATGACGGAGACGGCCTCCTCCATGAGGATCCAGCGCAGAGCCAGTTGCGCCATGGAGGCGTCCATAGGCACGAGGCCGCGCAGTTCGTCGACCGCCTTCAACGCGATGTCGTAAGGCACTCCAGAGAACGTTTCGC
This genomic window contains:
- a CDS encoding response regulator, producing MPTVLLVDDDFENRWALQLALESRGHRVVLAENGRDALQKANADFPELVITDFEMPEMDGRELCRRLKCRAVLSGIPVVLLSALPEPTGDVRCWTAFLRKPASIEVLLDTVDTFIAARLTYARAPRDSEYPTAARWRAIDSRCWP